In Astyanax mexicanus isolate ESR-SI-001 chromosome 5, AstMex3_surface, whole genome shotgun sequence, a single window of DNA contains:
- the LOC103023115 gene encoding zinc finger protein 585A produces MAPRKTSNSQLKSSPRPHRQIKKNTPKIKTHQCSDCGKMYTRGSNLNRHRLLHTGEELFFCPDCGRSFNNPFNLTIHQRIHTGIKPYQCSDCGKSFTQSGQLKTHQRIHTGEKPYHCPDCKKSFNQQSHLLHHQRVHTAEKPYHCSDCGKSFIFKRTLQRHKRIHTGAKAYYCSECGASFTRSGSLKIHKSIHTGEKPYHCSECNKSFNQKSNLKTHERIHTREKPHCFSDGGKNFAKGSNLNTPHRVHTGIKLYQCSDGGKSFVQQSDLKTHQRIHTGEKPYQCPECGKSFNQQISLQTHKCIHTGKKTHCCSDYGRSFTRSTGLKRHKCIHTGEKPYHCSDCGRSFNLLNTLQQHQRIHTGEKPYHCSDCGKSFGQPSHLNQHRRIHTGEKPYHCSVCKKNFTQASGLIQHQRIHTGEKPYHCSDCGKSFNHPSHLNQHRRIHTGEKPYHCSDCETSFRYCKTLVSHKCIKSQSNE; encoded by the coding sequence ATGGCACCCAGAAAAACCTCCAATTCTCAGCTAAAATCCTCTCCAAGACCTCACagacaaataaagaaaaatacaccCAAGATTAAAACTCaccaatgctcagactgtgggaagatgtATACTAGAGGGAGTAATCTCAACCGACATCGGCTCCTTCACACTGGAGAGGAACTCTTTTTCTGTCCAGACTGTGGAAGGAGTTTTAATAATCCGTTTAATCTCAccatacaccagcgcattcacactggaataaaaccatatcagtgctcagactgcggAAAGAGTTTCACTCAATCTGGTcaactcaaaacacaccagcggattcacacaggagagaaaccgtatcactgcccaGACTGTAAAAAGagctttaatcaacagagtcatcttcttcatcatcagcgcgttcacacagcagagaaaccgtatcactgctcagactgtgggaagagttttatttttaagagaacTCTCCAACGACAcaaacgcattcacactggagcaAAAGCCTATTACTGCTCCGAGTGTGGAGCGAGTTTTACTAGAAGTGGCAGTCTCAAAATACACAaaagcattcacactggagagaaaccgtatcactgctcggaGTGTAATAAGAGCTTTAATCAAAAAAGTAATCTAAAGACACACGAACGCATTCACACAAGAGAGAAACCGCATTGCTTTTCAGACGGTGGGAAGAATTTTGCTAAAGGGAGTAATCTAAACACACCCCATCGTGTTCACACTGGAATAAAactgtatcagtgctcagacgGTGGGAAGAGTTTTgttcaacagagtgatctcaaaactcaccagcgaattcacacaggagagaaaccgtatcagtgtccagagtgtgggaagagttttaatcaacagattaGTCTCCAAACACACAAATGCATTCACACAGGAAAGAAAACGCATTGCTGTTCAGACTATGGAAGGAGTTTTACTAGAAGTACCGGTCTCAAAAGACACAaatgcattcacacaggagagaaaccgtatcactgctcagactgtgggaggagttttaatcttCTGAATACTCTCCAacagcaccagcgcattcacactggagagaaaccgtatcactgctcagactgtgggaagagctttggTCAACCGAGTCATCTTAATCAGCAtcggcgcattcacactggagagaagccgtatcactgctcagtgtgTAAGAAGAATTTTACTCAAGCGAGTGGTCTTAttcaacaccagcgcattcacactggagagaaaccgtatcactgctcagactgtgggaagagctttaatcaccCGAGTCATCTTAATCAGCAtcggcgcattcacacaggagagaagccgtatcactgctcagattgtgagACGAGCTTCAGGTACTGTAAAACACTAGTGTCACACAAGTGCATAAAGAGCCAAAGTAATGAATGA
- the rbl1 gene encoding retinoblastoma-like protein 1 produces the protein MRGNGSDSGLGGPEDGGLIRERLEALCQELNMDEETAEEALENFTSIWNTYTLEGEVVHWLACALYAACRKASIPTVGRGLVEGNCVSLTRILRSSKLSLIQFFSKMKKWADMSNLLQDFRNRISHLERNFEVSTVIFRKFEPIFLDMFQNPQGEPPRVPRGRKHRRLPCHISDVFKFCWTLFVYTKGNFRMIGDDLVNSYHLLLCCLDLVYGNALLCANKKDLVNPLFRGFPKDSVSSEEPPSVIEELCELHDGLVVEAKGIKEHYFKPYIRRLFEKRILKGDEETLTELLDTPNFQDNNKAINREYEEYVLTVGDFDERVFLGADADEEIGTPRKTAAEPPPGQLTARMQVENNLQQHFEKTRSLAPSTPLTGRRYLKEKELLITPVSSATQSVSRLQSMVTGLRNAPSDALLQIFSSCSRCPTDMILNRVKTLGETFKENYTKQTEDLPGAHIDFAENRLKLAEILYYKILESVMTQETKRLQGKDMTGLLEQDVFHCSLLACCLEVVLFAYSSQRTFPWIIETFHLRPFYFYKVIEVFIRSEEGLSRDMVKHLNTIEEQVLESMAWTKDSVLWDTLHNANNKVPTVEEVNFSSSFDAGSSSSSSSGGPTHLPLVALSPIIHPRLREVRTALGSSARKDVPSSPISAHDRFSSPTAGSVKRRLFGDDPQPLSPVKKISFTPIKLIPSPSTENSQTANTTTVLSMSAPNGQQLNIPLPVVKSEMGGITVIQVQASDLNPLTTQVLLASPTRAPAPPPTTDTQQQASRPRRTGSLALFFRKVYHLASVRLRDLCLKLDISAELRGKIWTCFEHSLVHCTDMMKDRHLDQLLLCSVYIISKISKEVHTFQDIMKCYRSQPQATSHVYRSVLIRRRIREQQADENMEVDPPADESNDRTELAARAEADSESEEDRGDLIQFYNSVYVMKMKTFALKYALSSADNRMEAPPLSPFPSVRAQPLSPRRISQRHSIYLSPHKNGSCLTPNSAYTYKFSGSPSKELSDINRMIRQGGVSKKRAFTMEGDETESPTKRLNQESEDVLLKRLQDVVSERANH, from the exons ATGCGGGGAAACGGGTCGGATTCCGGGCTCGGTGGGCCGGAGGACGGAGGGCTGATCCGGGAGCGGCTGGAGGCGCTGTGTCAGGAGCTGAACATGGACGAGGAGACCGCGGAGGAGGCTCTGGAGAACTTCACCTCCATCTGGAACACCTACACCCTGGAG GGTGAGGTGGTTCACTGGCTGGCCTGTGCTCTGTACGCTGCCTGTAGAAAGGCTTCTATTCCCACTGTGGGGAGAGGACTGGTGGAAGGAAACTGCGTCTCCCTCACCAGGATACTGCGCTCCTCCAAACTCAG CCTGATTCAGTTCTTCAGTAAGATGAAGAAATGGGCGGACATGTCGAACCTCCTGCAGGACTTCCGGAACCGAATCAGCCACCTGGAGAGGAATTTTGAAGTGTCCACTGTGATTTTCCGTAAATTTGAGCCCATCTTTCTGGACATGTTTCAGAATCCTCAGGGTGAACCCCCCCGCGTGCCGAGAGGCAGGAAGCACAG GCGCCTTCCGTGTCACATCAGTGACGTTTTTAAATTCTGTTGGACTCTCTTCGTGTACACTAAAG GTAATTTCCGTATGATCGGAGATGATCTGGTGAACTCTTACCATCTCCTCCTCTGCTGTCTGGATCTGGTGTATGGTAACGCTCTACTCTGCGCCAATAAGAAGGACCTTGTCAATCCGCTTTTTAGAG GTTTTCCAAAGGATTCTGTGAGTTCAGAAGAGCCTCCTTCAGTGATTGAGGAGCTGTGTGAACTCCACGATGGTCTGGTTGTAGAGGCGAAAGGAATAAAGGAGCATTATTTTAAACCCTACATCAGACGATTGTTTGAGAAAAGA ATTCTGAAAGGAGATGAGGAGACCCTGACTGAGTTGCTGGATACTCCCAACTTCCAAGATAATAA taaagCTATAAATCGTGAGTATGAGGAGTACGTCCTGACCGTGGGGGATTTTGACGAGCGAGTGTTTTTGGGCGCTGATGCCGACGAGGAGATCGGAACTCCACGTAAAACAGCCGCCGAGCCTCCGCCCGGCCAGCTGACCGCCCGCATGCAGGTGGAGAACAACCTTCAGCAGCACTTTGAGAAG ACGCGCTCTCTGGCTCCCTCTACTCCTCTCACAGGGCGGAGATACCTCAAGGAGAAGGAGCTGCTCATCACTCCGGTCTCCTCTGCGACTCAGAGCGTCAGTCGACTGCAGAGCATGGTGACCGGCCTTCGTAACGCCCCCAGCGATGCCCTGCTGCAGATCTTTAG CTCTTGCTCTCGCTGCCCCACTGATATGATCTTAAATCGAGTGAAGACTCTGGGAGAGACCTTTAAAGAGAATTACACCAAACAAACGGAGGATCTTCCAGGAGCTCACATAG ATTTTGCTGAGAACCGCCTGAAGCTAGCGGAGATCCTGTACTACAAGATCCTTGAGAGCGTCATGACCCAGGAGACGAAGAGACTTCAGGGTAAAGACATGACC GGTCTGTTGGAGCAGGATGTTTTCCACTGCTCTCTTCTAGCCTGCTGTCTGGAGGTGGTGCTATTCGCCTACAGCTCCCAGCGAACCTTTCCCTGGATCATAGAGACCTTCCACCTCCGGCCCTTCTACTTCTACAAG GTGATTGAGGTGTTTATCAGGTCGGAGGAGGGTCTCTCCAGAGACATGGTGAAGCACCTGAACACTATAGAGGAGCAGGTGCTGGAGAGCATGGCCTGGACTAAAGACTCAGTGCTGTGGGACACCTTACACAACGCTAACAATAAAGTCCCTACTGTGGaggag GTGAATTTTTCCAGTAGTTTTgatgcaggcagcagcagcagcagcagctctggagGCCCAACTCATCTTCCTCTGGTGGCTTTATCTCCTATAATCCACCCTCGCCTCCGAGAGGTTCGCACCGCCCTCGGCTCCAGCGCACGCAAAG ACGTCCCTTCTTCTCCGATCTCCGCTCACGATCGCTTCAGTTCTCCGACAGCAGGCAGTGTGAAAAGGCGGTTGTTTGGTGACGATCCTCAGCCTCTTTCTCCAGTGAAGAAAATCTCCTTTACTCCCATAAAACTCATTCCCAGCCCGTCTACAGAAAACAGCCAGACTGCAAACACGACTACCGTCCTCTCCATGTCCGCTCCTAACGGCCAGCAGCTCAACATTCCCCTGCCAG TGGTGAAGAGTGAAATGGGAGGAATCACTGTGATCCAGGTCCAGGCCAGTGACCTGAACCCCCTCACCACTCAGGTGCTGCTCGCctcccccaccagagccccagcCCCGCCCCCCACCACAGACACCCAGCAGCAGGCCAGCAGACCGCGCCGCACCGGCTCCCTCGCCCTCTTCTTCCGCAAG gtgTATCATTTAGCGAGTGTGCGGCTGAGGGACCTGTGTCTGAAGCTGGATATCTCTGCAGAACTGAGGGGTAAAATCTGGACGTGTTTTGAGCACTCGCTGGTCCACTGCACAGATATGATGAAGGACCGGCACCTGGATCAGCTGCTGCTCTGTTCTGTCTACATCATCTCCAAG ATCTCTAAAGAGGTTCACACTTTCCAGGACATTATGAAGTGCTACCGGAGTCAGCCACAAGCCACCAGCCAC GTGTACCGCAGTGTGCTGATAAGAAGACGGATCAGAGAACAGCAGGCTGATGAGAACATGGAGGTGGATCCGCCAGCAGATGAGT CCAATGACAGGACGGAGCTCGCTGCCAGAGCAGAGGCCGACAGCGAATCAGAAGAGGACAGGGGTGATCTAATCCAGTTTTACAATTCTGTTTACGTCATGAAGATGAAGACATTTGCACTTAAATATGCACTTTCATCAGCTGATAACAGG ATGGAAGCTCCTCCATTATCTCCGTTCCCCTCGGTGCGAGCTCAGCCCCTCTCCCCGCGCCGAATCTCTCAGAGACACTCCATCTACCTCTCTCCTCACAAGAACGGCTCCTGCCTCACCCCCAACTCCGCCTACACCTACAAGTTCAGTGGCAGCCCCTCGAAG GAGCTGAGTGATATTAACCGGATGATCCGGCAGGGCGGCGTGAGCAAGAAGCGAGCGTTCACCATGGAGGGAGACGAAACTGAGTCTCCTACTAAACGTCTGAACCAGGAGAGCGAGGATGTCCTGCTGAAACGTCTGCAGGACGTGGTCAGTGAGAGAGCCAATCACTGA
- the LOC103022610 gene encoding zinc finger protein 501, whose translation MSSPAPHEQMQENADKKTHHCSECEKSFYNQSALRRHQRVHTGEKPYQCSECGNTFTQQRSLDQHQLIHTGEKTYHCSDCGRSFSQQSTLNQHKLIHTGIKPYHCSDCGKSFARPSHFKRHQLIHTGERPYWCSECGKSFTHQGTLRLHERIHTGEKPYHCSDCGMSFSRLFHYKTHQLIHTGEKPFHCLHCDKTFTRQSHFKTHQRIHTGETPYHCSECDRSFKQLGHLQKHLRIHTGEKPYQCPECGRRFKQQSNLLQHQRIHTGEKPYYCSECEKSFRHSKTLKIHKCMKNSHISEQIHTIPGSKITNPDLNNGAGLFIEEKNMLLETVSETCS comes from the coding sequence ATGTCCTCTCCCGCACCTCACGAACAAATGCAGGAAAATGCAGACAAGAAAACtcatcactgctcagagtgtgagaaGAGTTTCTATAATCAGAGTGCTCTACGgagacaccagcgcgttcacactggagagaaaccgtatcagtgctcagagtgtgggaacaCTTTTACTCAACAGAGATCTCTCGAtcaacaccagctcattcacacaggagagaaaacctatcactgctcagactgtgggaggagcttCAGTCAGCAGAGTACTCTCAATCAGCAcaagctcattcacactggaataaaaccgtatcactgttcagactgtgggaagagctttgcTAGACCGAGTCATTTCAAAAGACACCAGCTTATTCACACCGGAGAGCGTCCGTACtggtgctcagagtgtgggaagagctttactcaccagGGTACACTCCGTCTGCACGAGcgaattcacaccggagagaaaccctatcactgctcagactgtgggatgagCTTTTCTAGACTGTTTCACTACAAAACGCACCAGCtaattcacaccggagagaaaccgtttcactgtttACACTGCGACAAAACGTTCACGAGACAGAGCCATTTCAAAactcaccagcgcattcacacaggagagacgccgtatcactgctcagagtgcgaCAGAAGTTTTAAACAACTGGGTCACCTTCAAAAacacctgcgcattcacactggagagaaaccgtatcagtgcccgGAGTGTGGGAGGAGATTCAAACAGCAGAGTAATCTCCTTCagcaccagcgaattcacaccggagagaaaccgtattactgctcagagtgtgagaaGAGCTTCAGACACTCAAAGACACTAAAGATTCACAAGTGCATGAAGAACAGTCACATAAGTGAGCAGATACACACTATTCCAGGTTCCAAAATTACAAATCCAGATTTAAACAACGGGGCTGGCTTGTTTATAGAGGAAAAAAACATGTTGCTTGAAACAGTTTCTGAAACATGTTCATAA
- the LOC125802219 gene encoding zinc finger protein 501-like, translated as MQENTDKKKTHHCSDCGKSFSQLCSLKSHQLIHTGEKPYLCSDCGKSFNRLSNLYTHQRIHTGEKPYQCLLCEKSFIQQGSFLQHQRVHTGEKPYHCSECGKSFNQHCHFLTHQRVHTREKLYQCSDCGKSFTHQSTLQQHQRIHTGIKPYQCSECGKSFNQQNHLSTHQRTHTGEKPYHCSECGRSFTHQSTLNHHQRVHTGEKPYYCSECGKSFNHQSTLNHHQRVHTGEKPYCCSDCGKSFTHQTSLQQHQRIHTGEKPYQCSECGKSFHQQSQLKTHLRIHTGEKPYHCSECGMSFRHLKTFNEHKCAKTSDGNVQDIFCAP; from the coding sequence ATGCAGGAAAATACAGACAAGAAGAAAACTcaccactgttcagactgtgggaaaagttttagtCAGCTGTGTTCTCTCAAATCCCatcagctcattcacacaggagagaaaccctatctctgctcagactgtgggaagagtttcaatCGTCTGAGTAATCTCTACacgcaccagcgcattcacactggagagaaaccatatcagtgctTATTGTGTGAGAAGAGTTTTATTCAGCAGGGTTCGTTCCTTCagcaccagcgcgttcacactggagagaaaccgtatcactgctcagagtgtgggaagagctttaatcagcATTGTCATTTCCTcacacaccagcgcgttcacaccaGAGAAAAACtgtatcagtgttcagactgtggaaagagctttactcaccagagtactctccaacaacaccagcgcattcacactggaataAAACCATATcaatgctcagagtgtggaaagagttttaaccAACAGAATCACCTCAGTACACACCAGCGAACCCACACAggtgagaaaccgtatcactgctcagagtgtgggaggagttttactcatCAGAGTACTCTAAATCATcatcagcgcgttcacactggagagaaaccgtattactgttcggagtgtgggaagagttttaatcatcagagtactCTAAATCATcatcagcgcgttcacactggagagaaaccgtattgctgctcagactgtgggaagagttttactcatcaGACTTCTCTCcaacaacatcagcgcattcacaccggggagaaaccatatcagtgctcagagtgtgggaagagttttcaTCAGCAGAGTCAACTCAAAACacacctgcgcattcacactggagagaaaccgtatcactgctcagagtgtggaatgAGCTTCAGACATTTAAAGACTTTTAATGAACACAAATGCGCAAAAACCAGTGACGGAAATGTGCAGGACATTTTTTGTGCACCATAG